DNA from Nitrospina gracilis Nb-211:
CTGTCATCCAGATAATTCAGCAGGGCCTCGGATCCCATGTCGGGATGCTGGAGTTGGAAAAACAGGATGTTGGTATGGACCCGGTCGCAGTCGATCCGAATGCCCGGTGTCTCATGCAGGCCCAGTGCCAGTTTTTTTGCATTTTCGTGGTCCTCATTCAGACGTTCCGGGTGGTGGACCAAGGCCTCCAGTCCCGCCGCCGCAATGACCCCGGCCTGCCGCATGCCGCCACCGACCATCTTTCGCCACTTGCGGGCGCGGCCTATCCAGTCGGAAGGACCGCAGATCAGCGAGCCCACCGGTGCTGAGAGGCCCTTGGACAGGCTGAACATGACCGAATCGGCATCGCGGGTGAGATCCGAAGCCTTCACCCCCAGCGCCACGGCGGCGTTGAACAGCCGGGCTCCGTCGAGGTGCACCTTCAGCCCATGACGGTCCGCCAGAGCCCGCACTTCCTGCATGTATTCGGCGGTGAGGGGATAGCCGCCGCAGTAGTTGTGTGTGTTTTCCAGGCAGATCAGGCGCGTCGGCGGATAATGCACGTCTTCTTTGCGGATCGCCGCCTCCACCTCCTGCATGTCGAGTGTGCCGTCATCCCGATTCGCTACGGGATGGGGATGGATGCCCCCCAGGGCCGAGGGACCGCCCACTTCGTTGATGAAAATGTGACTGCGGCGGCCGAGGATGATTTCGTCGCCGCGCTGGCAGTGTGTGAGCAGGCTCACCAGGTTGCCCATGGTGCCGCTCGGCACGAACAAGGCCGCTTCCTTGCCGGTTGTTTCCGCCGCCATATCCTGCAGGCGGTGCACGGTGGGGTCTTCGTCGAACACGTCGTCGCCCACCTCGGCTTCCGCCGCCGCACGGCGCATGGCGTCGGTGGGGTGGGTCAGGGTGTCACTGCGGTAGTCGATGATCTGCATGGGTCAATCCTGTTTTTTTTCGGAACGGAATCGCTTGATGCGGTAATACACCAGAGACAAAAGGAAGACCGGCACGGCAAACCCGCCGAGGATGATCCGCCGGGCCAGGGTGGGGGAGAACTCCAGCGCCACCAGCAGGCGGTATTGCTGGGTCACCACCAACGCCAGCACGACCGCGACGATCAGCATATACCCCATGCGTTTTGACCCTTTGCCTCCGGGGAACACCATCGAGTGCGCGATGAAGTTCAATCCCAGAAACAACAGGCCGTTGAGAAACATGAGGTAAACGATGAAGTTCTGCGTGTCGGTCAGCAACGGGTGGTGGGTCCTGAGTCGTTGGTCTTGATTTATTTTATCCGTTCCCTCCGGCAGATCAAAGCCCTTTGCCGCGTCCTCCCCTCACAGTGTCCGAAATGACACACAAAAAAAGCCCCGGGTTTGCCCCGGGGCCAGAATGTTCTAAGAGACCGCCTCAAACCGGCATCAGAAGTGAATCAGGGTGTTGAAAGCCACTGTATCCTGATGCTGGGTTCCCGTCCCCGTCCGGGTTTCGAACACGCTCAGGTTGGACTCGTCGTGCCGGTACTCCAAGCGGACCACCATATTTTGCAGGATGCGGAATTCCGGGGTGATGGTGAACTCGCGCAGGCTGTTGTTGACGGCGCCCAGGCGGAAACCGTCCTGATCGCGAAACCATGCCGAGCGCACATTGAGCGAAAACCATCTGTTGAAGTCGTAGCGCACGATTCCCGCCACGCCCCACCAGGCCGCTGTGCCGGCACCGGGCCCGGAGTTTTCTTCGGAACCATAATCCGCGTTCAATTGAACGGCCAGTTGGTCGGTGATGCCGATGTCGATAACCGTATCGAAGATGTTACGCCAGTTGTCGTTGCCGGCATCGGTGCCCAGTGTGCCCTGGTTGCCGCCCACGTAGTTGAACAGGATGCTGATGTTTTCGAAGGGAGCGTAGCCGATCTGCGCGCCGAAGGATTTGTCGGAGTTGTTGTCGGTGGTGCCTGCTTCCTCCCAGTTGTTGGCGATCATGAACATGACGCTCCACTGTTCGTTGATGTCGTAGGAAGCGCGGATGCCCGTATGCGTGAAGGGAATGCCCCAGCCGAAGACAAAGGTGCGCGAAAAGTTCGTATTGTAACCGTCGTATCCATCAAACACCTCCGCCCCGACGTGGGTGACGAACTTGCCCACATCGACTTTCAGGCCCTTGCCGATAGGCGCGTTCCAGGTGACGTAGGACTGCTGGAGGTCGAAGTCATCATCCGCGGTGGACAATCCCGGCGTGCCCCCGGCGACCGCCGAACTGCGCAGGCGCTGGGCGCCTTCCGGCAGGCTGAAACCGAAGGTCAGGTCGAAACGAAACCCGATGTCCCCCTTGTCATCGGCCTGCTTCAGAAACACCAGCTCGGTGTTGTCCAGTTTGAAGCTGTTGTCGTCCTGATCGAAGATGCGGACGCAGGCGGTGAGCGGCGCGACGCCGCAGTTGGTCTGCGACAGGGGCCGGTTGAAATTGTAGCTGTATGAAGATGAGACGAAACCGTGGACCTCGACATCTTCCAGCAGTTTGAATACATTGGAACCGGCATGCGCCCCGGTGGTGATGGTTATCAATGAAAATGCCAGCCCCACAGCCAGCAATCGAAATTTGCCTTTCATCACTCCCCCTTGGTTGCCTGAGAAGGCATGGATAAAGTTACCGCGCCGTACCGGATCCTCCCACCCGGTACGGCTGCGGCATCCTGATTGACCCATTTTTCCGGTCCCTCAGACCGGAATCCCTCATTTCAAAATGTCAAACGAGGTTGTAGCCCGACTCTCCGTGTTGCGTGGCGTCGAGGCCGATTTCCTCGTCTTCCTCATCCACCCGGAACCCGACCATCTTGTCCACCACCATCACCAGACCGTAGGTGACGATGAAGGAATAAAGCGCCGCCGCGGCGACGCCGATGATCTGCACGCCGACCTGCTTCAGATTGCCGTCCAGAAGTCCGGTTCCTCCATGTGTGACGAACAGGCCCGTAGCCAGGGCGCCCCAGGCGCCCCCAACGCCATGGATGCCGAACACGTCCAGGGAATCGTCGATGCCTTTTTTGTGCTTCATGATGACCGCCATATAGCAGAGCATGCCGGCGACCACACCGATGACCATCGCCCACATGGGAGAGACGAAGCCCGCCGCCGGCGTGATGGCCACCAGTCCCGCGACGATGCCTGAGGCCGCGCCCAGTGCGCTCGGTTTTCCGGATTTCATCTGCTCCGCAACCAGCCATCCCAGCATGCCCGCCCCGGTGGCGACCTGGGTGTTGGTGAAGGCCAGAACGGCGTTCTGATCGGCCGCCAAGGCGCTTCCCGCATTGAAACCGAACCAGCCGAACCACAAGAGGCCCGCGCCCAGAAGAACCAGGGGCAGGTTGTGCGGAATCATCATGGGACCGGGAAACCCGCGGCGCTTTTTCAGGTACAACGCCGCCGCCAGCCCCGCGACGCCGGAAGAAATGTGCACCACCGTGCCGCCAGCGAAATCCAGAGCGCCCAGTTCACCCAGCCAGCCGCCACCCCACACCCAGTGGCAGATGGGGTCGTACACCAGAGTGGACCAGATAAAAATAAAGATGACGTAGGCTTTGAAAGACACCCGCTCGGCGATGCCGCCGCTGATCAGGGCGACGGTGATGATGGCGAACATCAACTGAAACATGCTGAACAGGTAATCCGGGATGGTGCCGTTCAGGGTGTTCACATCAGTGTCGTTAAGGAATACTTTGTCGAAGTTCCCTATCAATCCTCCGATGTCACCGCCAAACGAAAGCGAATACCCGATCAGGACCCATTGAATGGTAATCACTCCGAGGGGAATGAAACTGTGCATGATGGTGCTCAGTACGTTTTTACGCCGCACCATGCCGCCGTAGAACAGAGCCAGTCCCGGAAGCATCAGCATGACCAGCGCAGAGGACACGAGGATCCAGGCCGTGTCCGCTCCATTTAGCTGGGGGGCCTCCTCTGCATAGGCAGGGAGGACCGACCACAACCCGAATCCGATCGCAAAAACCACGTATTGGAAAAATCGACCCATCTTTTAGTCCTTTATTTATTGAAGGAGTCGCCCCCGCACCGGGGAGGCGGAATCGGCGCACCTGCGGCACGAAATAACAGGACTTAATCAAAACCTGTACCCATAACAGGCTGGAAGAACAAATAATTGGAAAAAAACCGGTAAGCGGTTTTAATTGAAAGAGTTGGGTGGAGTGGGTCACAGGGTTAAAAAGATAAAGGAGGTCCGTTCGGCGAAAAACGCGGGTCCAGGGGTGCTGGTTTTTGGGGACGTTTTCACCGAGGGTGCTGAAAAAATAATCATAAATTCATTCAAGTCTCTCCCGTTTTTACCGTGAAAGAACTAGGAGGAAAACCGCTTGAAGAAGGCCGCCCTGCGCCACGGAAGTCAATTGCTTGACGTAAATCGTCATTATTCGGGCGAGACCATTTGGCGATGCATTGATTGTGCTTTTATAACTCGTTATAATTAAGTAAGTTAACGTTCCGGTGGGACGGATGGGATGTTGGCACAGTCTTTGCTCCTTATATTTCGAATTTGAAACGCGTTTGCCGTAGTTCCCAATAACCGGGAGGAAGGTGCATGGCTCAGCAGGAAACTCAGGAAGGTGTCGATCAGATTATTGAAGAGGTTCCCAGGCGCGGTGTGAGCCGGGGGTTTCTGCTCACTCTTCTGTTGATCGCGGGACTGGCGGTGGGCGGTTATTTTGCGTTTTTGAACTTCATACAGCCGCAAATGGAAGCCAACCAACAGGGCAAGCCGCTGGAGGTGCCGGGTTCCAAGTTCGCTGAAAAGGAACCCCGGGAAATGGGGGTGATGTATCCTCTGGAGCCGTTTCTCATCAACCTCGCCCGTAGCAACGGCAAGCAGTACCTGAAAGTCAGCCTGACTCTGGAGCTCAGCTCCCCGGAGGTGCGCCCGGAGGTCAAGGCCAACGAATTTAAGATTGTGGATTCCATCCTGCTCCTGCTCAGCAGTAAAACGCGGGAGGATGTCATCTCTCTGCAGGGCAAGTTCAAGTTGAAGGACGAGATCGCCACCCGGGTGAACCGGTTCCTGGTGATGGGCCACGTCAAGGACGTCTATTTCTCGGAATTCATCGTTCAATAATGGATTTTGAGCGTGTATATTGGATAGAAGGCCCAATGGGCCCCGATTCCGGCAATGATTTTACCAGGCTCTGAATATGGCACAGGTATTATCCAAAGGTGAAGTCGATGCGCTTCTTCGCGGTGTCAGCGAAAACCAGATCGAGGTGGAAGCGGACATCACCGAAGAGGAAAAGGGGGTCGTTCCGTACGACCTGACCAGCCAGGAAAAGATCATCCGGGGCCGCCTGCCGACCCTGGAAATCATCAACCAGTTCTTTTCCCGCCTGTTCCGCAACTCCTTTTCGGGCATGATGCGGCGCTCCGCCGACGTCAGCACGGTGTCCACCGATTCGCTGAAGTTCGGCGACTTTCTGCGTTCTCTGCCGGTTCCATCGAGTTTGCATGTGTTCCGCATGGAGCCTCTGCGCGGATTCGGGCTGGTGGTCATGGAAAGCAGCCTGGTGTTCGCGCTGGTGGACAACTTCTTCGGCGGAAACGGTTCTTCCGAGATGAAGAACACGGGCCGGGACTTCACGTCCATCGAGATGCGCATGACGCGCAACGTCATCCAGCAGGCGTTGGAAGACTGGGCTAATGCGTGGAAGCCGGTGCACCGGGTCAAAACCTCTTATGTGCGCTCCGAGGTCAACCCGCAGTTCGCGGCCATCGTGCCGCCCACGGACGTGGTGTTGATCATCGTGTTTGATATCGAAATGGAGCGCGCCTCCGGCACCATCACCATCTGCCTGCCGTACACGGCGATCGAGCCGGTTCTGCCGAAATTGAAAGCGAACTTCCAGAGCGAGCGGATGGAGGCCGACAAGGTCTGGATCCGCCGCCTGCGCGAAGAGCTGATGCAGACCGATGTTGAATGCGTGGTGGAGCTGGGGAAAACCATCATGACGCCTCGCAAACTGCTCCAGTTGCGGGTGGGTGACACCCTCATGCTTGGCAACGATGTTTCCGATCCGCTGACGGTCAAGGTGGAGGGCATCAAGAAGTACATGGGCCACCCCGGCGTCTCCCGGGGCATGAAGGCCGTACAGATTTCCAAAATCATTGAAAGGGAAGAGTGACCTATGGCTGAATTCGATGACAATGAACTGGGCGCACTGGACGACCTGGACAAGTTCGAGGATTTCGAATTCGACAAGGAAGGCGAAGAAGGGGAAGGCGAGGGCGAGAGAACCAAACGGGACTCGCGGCTGGACCTCATTCTCGACATTCCGCTCACGGTGACAGTCGAATTGGG
Protein-coding regions in this window:
- the ltaE gene encoding low-specificity L-threonine aldolase, whose product is MQIIDYRSDTLTHPTDAMRRAAAEAEVGDDVFDEDPTVHRLQDMAAETTGKEAALFVPSGTMGNLVSLLTHCQRGDEIILGRRSHIFINEVGGPSALGGIHPHPVANRDDGTLDMQEVEAAIRKEDVHYPPTRLICLENTHNYCGGYPLTAEYMQEVRALADRHGLKVHLDGARLFNAAVALGVKASDLTRDADSVMFSLSKGLSAPVGSLICGPSDWIGRARKWRKMVGGGMRQAGVIAAAGLEALVHHPERLNEDHENAKKLALGLHETPGIRIDCDRVHTNILFFQLQHPDMGSEALLNYLDDRGVRILHMGAGWFRAVTHRHISGDMVAATLKIIREALK
- a CDS encoding porin; translated protein: MKGKFRLLAVGLAFSLITITTGAHAGSNVFKLLEDVEVHGFVSSSYSYNFNRPLSQTNCGVAPLTACVRIFDQDDNSFKLDNTELVFLKQADDKGDIGFRFDLTFGFSLPEGAQRLRSSAVAGGTPGLSTADDDFDLQQSYVTWNAPIGKGLKVDVGKFVTHVGAEVFDGYDGYNTNFSRTFVFGWGIPFTHTGIRASYDINEQWSVMFMIANNWEEAGTTDNNSDKSFGAQIGYAPFENISILFNYVGGNQGTLGTDAGNDNWRNIFDTVIDIGITDQLAVQLNADYGSEENSGPGAGTAAWWGVAGIVRYDFNRWFSLNVRSAWFRDQDGFRLGAVNNSLREFTITPEFRILQNMVVRLEYRHDESNLSVFETRTGTGTQHQDTVAFNTLIHF
- a CDS encoding ammonium transporter, with translation MGRFFQYVVFAIGFGLWSVLPAYAEEAPQLNGADTAWILVSSALVMLMLPGLALFYGGMVRRKNVLSTIMHSFIPLGVITIQWVLIGYSLSFGGDIGGLIGNFDKVFLNDTDVNTLNGTIPDYLFSMFQLMFAIITVALISGGIAERVSFKAYVIFIFIWSTLVYDPICHWVWGGGWLGELGALDFAGGTVVHISSGVAGLAAALYLKKRRGFPGPMMIPHNLPLVLLGAGLLWFGWFGFNAGSALAADQNAVLAFTNTQVATGAGMLGWLVAEQMKSGKPSALGAASGIVAGLVAITPAAGFVSPMWAMVIGVVAGMLCYMAVIMKHKKGIDDSLDVFGIHGVGGAWGALATGLFVTHGGTGLLDGNLKQVGVQIIGVAAAALYSFIVTYGLVMVVDKMVGFRVDEEDEEIGLDATQHGESGYNLV
- a CDS encoding flagellar basal body-associated FliL family protein encodes the protein MAQQETQEGVDQIIEEVPRRGVSRGFLLTLLLIAGLAVGGYFAFLNFIQPQMEANQQGKPLEVPGSKFAEKEPREMGVMYPLEPFLINLARSNGKQYLKVSLTLELSSPEVRPEVKANEFKIVDSILLLLSSKTREDVISLQGKFKLKDEIATRVNRFLVMGHVKDVYFSEFIVQ
- the fliM gene encoding flagellar motor switch protein FliM, translated to MAQVLSKGEVDALLRGVSENQIEVEADITEEEKGVVPYDLTSQEKIIRGRLPTLEIINQFFSRLFRNSFSGMMRRSADVSTVSTDSLKFGDFLRSLPVPSSLHVFRMEPLRGFGLVVMESSLVFALVDNFFGGNGSSEMKNTGRDFTSIEMRMTRNVIQQALEDWANAWKPVHRVKTSYVRSEVNPQFAAIVPPTDVVLIIVFDIEMERASGTITICLPYTAIEPVLPKLKANFQSERMEADKVWIRRLREELMQTDVECVVELGKTIMTPRKLLQLRVGDTLMLGNDVSDPLTVKVEGIKKYMGHPGVSRGMKAVQISKIIEREE